The Tatumella ptyseos genome segment AGCCTTACCGTACAAATCTAGCTTGTTACCGTCTTTATTATAGATCTCTGCAGCTTGAGCTGAAGAGATGGCTAAAAGACTTGGAACCAGTAGAGAAAGAATTTTACGCTTCATCATTAATACCCTCATGGCATTATTAATTATTTTTATGTTTTAGAGTTTGAAAGCCCGTTGCGGGCTCGTATTGAATAGCATTTTTAGCGATATTTACAACTATGTTGAAACGAAAAGAAGATAAACATCACATTTATAACCGTATCAAAAGGTAACATAATGTGACATTGTTTTTTATGCAATGATCTCAATCAACAGGCAAAAAAAAATCCGCCGAGGCGGATTTTCATTAGTAATGCTTATGTTAGAAGTTGGCACTACGAGGTGTACGGGGGAAAGCGATGACATCACGCACATTCTGTACCCCGGTAACATAGGAGACGAGGCGTTCGAAGCCTAGGCCAAATCCTGAGTGCGGAACCGTGCCATAACGACGTAAATCGCGGTACCACCAGTAATCTTCTTTATTTAAGCCCATTTCAGCTAAACGTTGGTCTAACACCTCCAACCGCTCTTCACGCTCTGAACCACCAATGATTTCACCAATACCTGGTGCAAGAACATCCATTGCCGCGACGGTCTTACCATCATCGTTCAGTCGCATGTAAAAAGCTTTGATATCTTTTGGATAGTTTTTTACCACAACTGGTGCAGCAAAGTGTTTCTCAGCGAGGTAGCGTTCGTGTTCAGATGAGAGGTCGATTCCCCATTCAACAGGGTTCTCGAAGTTTTGGCCTGATTTAAGCAGAATATCAATCGCATCGGTGTAATCAATTTGGGCGAAATCACTGCTAACGAACTTCTCTAAACGGCTGATTGCTTCTTTGTCTACACGCTCTGCAAAGAAGGCGAGGTCATCTGCACGCTCAGTTAACACCGCATTGAAGCAGTATTTTAACATTGCTTCGGCTAGCGCTGCGGCATCGTCTAAGTGAGCGAAGGCAACTTCCGGCTCAACCATCCAGAATTCCGCCAAGTGACGGCTAGTGTTGGAGTTTTCTGCACGAAATGTTGGGCCAAAAGTATAGATTTTGGACAATGCGCTAGCATAAGTCTCACCATTTAGCTGACCTGATACGGTAAGGAATGCTTCTTTACCGAAGAAGTCTTGGCTATAGTCGACTTTGCCCTGATCGTTACGAGGTAGATTTTCCATATCGAGGGTTGAGACACGGAAAAGTTCACCAGCTCCTTCGGTATCCGAGGCAGTGATCAATGGCGTCGAGACCCAAAAATAGCCTTGCTCGTTAAAAAAGCGGTGGATAGCTTGTGCAAGGGTGTTACGAACGCGTGCGACTGCACCGATCAAGTTCGTACGAGGGCGTAAGTGTGCCACTTCACGAAGGTATTCAATACTATGGCGTTTTGCCGCCATTGGATAGCTATCTGGGTCTTCAACCCAACCCACAACTTTGACAGCTGTCGCTTGAATTTCGAAAGATTGCCCTTGGCCAGGAGACGCTACAACGGTACCAGTGACTTCAACGGAGCAGCCAGTCGTGAGGTGTAACACTTCATCTTGATAATTACTAAGCGAATTATTAACAACCGCCTGAACAGGATTAAAGCAGGAGCCATCATAAATGGCGATAAAGGAAATACCAGCTTTGGAATCTCTACGGGTACGCACCCAGCCACGCACTGTAACTTTTGACTCTACAGCTACACGACCGTCTAGCACGTCCACGACAGGCACTATGCTCATAATTATCTCTCTGTTAGATGGAATCACTATTGAATAAGGTAGGATATGTTACTCAGGCAGGGTAAGTAAACAAGCAAAATAGATAGAAAAAAAAGGTTTAGGCCAGATTATCTCTGGCCTAAGGTTAGCCTGTACAATTTATCTTCGGTAAGTCGAAGGCTTTTTCCAACGCTTTAACGAATGAAATGTCTTGGCAGATGGTTTTCCCAGGGCTATCAGACAACTTGGCAACTGGCTTTCCATCACAACTCGTCAACTTAATCACGATATTCAATGGGTCGACGCCAGGAAGATCACAGGTTAGACGAGTACCAACTCCGAAGATAATGTTGATGCGTGGATCAAAGTGACGGTAAAGTTCAAGCGCTTTATCTAAGGTTAAACTGTCAGAGAAAACTAAGGTTTTCTCGCGAGGGTCAATGCCTAGCGATAGATAGTGCTTGATGATTTTCTCACCCCACGCAACAGGATCGCCTGAGTCGTGACGCACCCCTTGGTAACGGTTAGCAAAGTTAAAACCAAAATCTCGCAGAAACGCATCGGTAGCGATACAGTCGGTTAACGCTATACCGAGCATGTCATTATACTCTTCTAACCACGCCTGTAGTGCGGCGCGTTGGCTATGTGCTAACTCTGAACTGATCTGCTGATGTGCTTGAAACCATTCGTGAGCTTGTGTTCCAACTGGCGCTAATTGATGACGACGCGCGATATCATAATTACTGGTTCCGACAAGCCAAGGAACTTCTCTTACTAACTCTGCTACCACTGATTCTTGCACTGACTGGGAGAAACGACGACGAGTTCCAAAATCCATTAATTTAAAACGCGACATATCGAGGTCAGCCGAGTCTGCTTTAAATTTTGTAAGCTTAGTATTCAGCAGCCCTAATGCATCAGCAGCGGTGACGTTAGGCGAACGGTCACGATGGACGATTTCAGAGATCAAGGCTAAAAGCGGGACTTCCCAAAGAATCACTTCGATCCATGGACCAGCAATGGT includes the following:
- the asnS gene encoding asparagine--tRNA ligase, producing MSIVPVVDVLDGRVAVESKVTVRGWVRTRRDSKAGISFIAIYDGSCFNPVQAVVNNSLSNYQDEVLHLTTGCSVEVTGTVVASPGQGQSFEIQATAVKVVGWVEDPDSYPMAAKRHSIEYLREVAHLRPRTNLIGAVARVRNTLAQAIHRFFNEQGYFWVSTPLITASDTEGAGELFRVSTLDMENLPRNDQGKVDYSQDFFGKEAFLTVSGQLNGETYASALSKIYTFGPTFRAENSNTSRHLAEFWMVEPEVAFAHLDDAAALAEAMLKYCFNAVLTERADDLAFFAERVDKEAISRLEKFVSSDFAQIDYTDAIDILLKSGQNFENPVEWGIDLSSEHERYLAEKHFAAPVVVKNYPKDIKAFYMRLNDDGKTVAAMDVLAPGIGEIIGGSEREERLEVLDQRLAEMGLNKEDYWWYRDLRRYGTVPHSGFGLGFERLVSYVTGVQNVRDVIAFPRTPRSANF
- the pncB gene encoding nicotinate phosphoribosyltransferase, coding for MKSLASPILTTLLDTDAYKLHMQQAVFHRYRHLSVTAEFRCRGDELLGGYADEIIAQINAMQQLALTDEEYRYLASLPFFTIDYLNWLKTFRFDPQQVKVSNQHGQLILTIAGPWIEVILWEVPLLALISEIVHRDRSPNVTAADALGLLNTKLTKFKADSADLDMSRFKLMDFGTRRRFSQSVQESVVAELVREVPWLVGTSNYDIARRHQLAPVGTQAHEWFQAHQQISSELAHSQRAALQAWLEEYNDMLGIALTDCIATDAFLRDFGFNFANRYQGVRHDSGDPVAWGEKIIKHYLSLGIDPREKTLVFSDSLTLDKALELYRHFDPRINIIFGVGTRLTCDLPGVDPLNIVIKLTSCDGKPVAKLSDSPGKTICQDISFVKALEKAFDLPKINCTG